The following proteins are encoded in a genomic region of Cryptomeria japonica chromosome 11, Sugi_1.0, whole genome shotgun sequence:
- the LOC131061383 gene encoding protein Brevis radix-like 1 produces MGKRKRFIMCSSLLACFSPSKRYADDSEGVDSVALATPPKKEKEEQEQEHTEEFEYGIYITVIRLVGGLQQVKRIKFSREQFSEMEAKLWWEENQCRVHQYYA; encoded by the exons ATGGGAAAAAGAAAGAGATTTATCATGTGTTCTTCTCTGCTGGCTTGCTTTTCTCCTTCTAAGAGATATGCAGATGATTCAGAGGGTGTGGATTCTGTTGCATTAGCAACAccaccaaaaaaagaaaaagaagaacaagaacaagaacacacaGAAGAAtttgaatatggtatatatattACAGTTATACGCTTGGTGGGTGGATTGCAGCAAGTCAAACGGATTAAATTCAG TCGTGAACAGTTCAGTGAAATGGAGGCCAAGCTATGGTGGGAAGAGAACCAGTGCAGAgttcatcaatattatgcttaa